From Polaribacter haliotis:
GTTATGCCTCCAAAAACAAAGACAGTTCCTTCTGAAAAAGAAATGTATGAGTATTATGCACTTTCTGAAGCAACTGCAAAAGATGTAGGTGTAACAATTATGCCTTATAACAATCCTGATGCTGCTGGTTATCATGCACTATCAACTAACCTTCTTACAAGACTTTCTGTTCTTCCTAATGTAACTGCTCTTAAAATATCGACTATAGATGTTTCTATTATTGAAACATTAATGTTAGAGAATAAAGATTTAAAAGTTTTGGCAGGAGTAGATACAGTAACTGTATATGCAGGACTCGCTGGAGCAAGTGGAGGAATTACAGGTGTAGGTACTATCTTTCCAAAAGCAAGTGTTACTATGCAGGAGTATGTTGTAAATGGAGAATGGGCTGAGGCAAATAAAATTTCTCAGGCTTTAAATTCCTTATCTTATCTAGATGCGCAACCATTACTTATGGAATATCTTAAACTTGCTATGGGAATACATCAAAATGATATTGCTGGAGGACTTCGTACTTTTGGTAAGAAATTAACTCAACAGCAAATAGATGATGTGAATGCAAGATATATTTTAGCAAAAGAAAGACTTGAAGTTTTAGACTTAATAAGTTGATTCTTTCAAATAATCAAAAATGAGAATGCTTCTTTTGTTAAGAAATCATAATGTAGATAGTATAACACATTAATCATAATTCTAAAGATGGTTATGAGAAAAGGTTTTTCTTTTTAAGTTATTATTGCAAAAATATCTATGATTAAAAAAAGTAGCTTACAAATGAGTAAATTTGGGAAGAAATCATAAAAAAAATAATTAAAAATGATTACAGGAAAAAACTATATAGGAAATACAACAACAGCAAACGGAAATAAAACATTTAAAACATTTAATCCGCAAAAAAATATTGAAAACGAATGGACGTTTACAGAAGCAACTTCAGCAGAAGTTAATAAAGCCTGTGAATTGGCGACAGAAGCTTTTAAAACCTATTCTAAAGTTTCTGGAGCAAAAAAAGCAGAATTTTTAAGAGCAATTGCAACAGAAATCGAAAACTTAGGAGAAGAACTACTAAATGTTTATTGTTTAGAAAGTGGTTTGCCAGCAGGAAGAGCAGGAGGAGAAAGAGGCAGGACTTTAGGTCAATTACGCGCTTTTGCAAATCATGTAGAAGAAGGAAATTGGGTAGAAGCAACCATAGATACTGCACAACCAGAGAGAGAGCCAATGCCAAGAGTAGATTTAAGAAAAATGAATGTTTCTTTAGGTCCAGTTGTGGTTTTTGGAGCTTCTAATTTTCCGTTAGCATTTTCTACAGCAGGTGGAGATACTGCAGCAGCATTCGCAGCAGGTTGTCCTGTAATTGTAAAATCGCATCCAATGCATGCAGGAACTGGAGAATTAGTTGCTTCAGCAATTATAAAAGCTGCAGAAAAAACGGGCATGCCAAATGGCGTTTTTTCAAACTTAAATAGCAGTGGAATTGAAGTAGGACAAGAATTAGTGCAAAACCCAAAGGTAAAAGCAGTAGCATTTACTGGAAGTTTAAAAGGAGGAAGAGCATTGTACGATTTAGCAGGGAAAAGAGACGAACCAATTCCGGTTTTTGCGGAAATGGGAAGTATCAATCCTGTTGTTATTCTGCCAAAAGCGTTGGAAAATAGAGCGTCAGACATTGCAAAAACATATGCAGGTTCTATAACTTTAGGAACTGGGCAATTTTGTACGAATCCAGGTTTAATTTTAGGGATAAAATCAGCAGGATTAACCAATTTTGTAAATACGTTGGCAGAAGAAATTGTTAACATAGAACCTTCTTGTATGTTGCATCCAAATATTGCAGGTACTTACGAGAAAAACAAAGATAAAGCCTTGTCTCAAAATGGAATTGATGTTTTAGGAGCACATTCAGAAAATGTTAAACCAAACTTTGCAAAACAAGTAGTTACCACTGTACAAGGGAAAACATTTTTAGAAAATTCAACATTACATCACGAAGTTTTTGGGCCTTATTCTTTGGTTGTTCAGTGTAAAGATGAAGCTGAATTAAGAGAAATTACGTCAAAATTAGAAGGACAGTTAACAGGAACTGTAATTTCCGATGATAATGAAATTAGCAATTATGTAAATTTAATTCACGAATTAGAAAACAGAGTTGGTAGAATTATTTTCAATGGAGTTCCAACAGGAGTAGAGGTTTGTGCTTCTATGTTACATGGTGGCCCATATCCAGCATCTACAGATAGTAGATTTACAGCAGTTGGTGTAGATTCTATAAAACGTTTTGTAAGACCTTTTAGTTTTCAAGATTGGCCAAATGACTTACTTCCTGCAGAACTTAAAAACAGTAATCCTTTAGGAATTTTAAGAACTGTGGATGGAAAGAAAATAACAGATAAAATTTAATTTATGAAAAGCTATAAATTTCTTGGAATTTTTTTATTAATTGGATTTTTATCTTGTAAAAATAATCCTTCAAGTGAATCGTCAAGTGATGCTTTAGCAATGGTAATTGCAAAGCACGAAACTAAAATAAAACACGAATTCGATCCATACCAATCTTTAGAAAATACGAATAAGTTTTATCAATTAGAAGCAGAAAATGCTCAAAATTTAATTGATGAATTACAAAACGTTTCAACTAAAGATTTATCTGAAAGTGAAAAGATTTCAAGAGATTTATTACTATTTGTTTTACAAGATAAAATAGATAGAAATACCTATAAAATGCACTTAAACCCAATGACAAACGAAATTGCTTTTCATTTGAATTTAGGAAACATGGGCAATAAAAAATTAAAAAATAAAGAAGAAGTTAAAAATTATTTAAAGCAATTAGAAAACTTACCTAAAAAAATTAATTACAATTTAAGTTTGTTAAAAGCTGGAGTAGAAGCTGGAGTTTCACAACCGAAAGAAGCTTATAGTAATTATACTTTTACGTACGATAAACATATTGTTTCAGACATAACAAAAAGTGAATTTTACAAACCATTTTTAAATTTGCCTTCAAACTTATCAGAAGAATTTAAAGATTCTGTTTTAGCTATTGCGAATGTTAGTGTACAGCAGAATGCCATCAATCAATATAAAAAAATAAAAACTTTTTTTGAAGACGATTATTTTCCAAATACCAGAAAAGGTTTGGGAGTTGGAACAATTGAAAATGGAAAAGAATTTTATCAAAATAGAATCAATTTTTACACCACAAGTACACAATATACTGCAGACGATATCCATAATATTGGTTTAAAAGAAGTTGCTCGAATCAAAGCAGAAATGCAAAAAACTATCGACGAATTAGGTTTTAAAGGTTCATTTGCAGATTTTATTCAGTTTTTAAGAACAGACGAACAATTTTATCCAAAAACAGCGAAAGAATTATTAATGTTTGCAAGAGATGTTGCCAAAAGAATTGATGCAGAATTGCCAAAATATTTTAAAACATTACCAAGAAAACCTTATGGAGTAGTTCCTGTGCCAGCAGCAATTGCACCTAATTATACTGCAGGAAGATATTCAGGAACAAACAGCGAAACAAAAGCAGGTTTTTATTGGGTAAATACTTATAATTTACCAAGTAGAACTTTGTACACAATTCCTGCTTTAACTGCGCACGAAGCAGTTCCAGGACATCATTTACAAAAATCTTTAAATGACGAATTACCAGAAACGATTCCTGCTTTTAGAAGAAATTTGTACTTATCTGCCTATGGAGAAGGTTGGGCATTGTATACAGAAACGTTGGCAGATGAAATGGGTATTTACACAACTCCTTATGAGAAATTTGGGAAATATACCTACGAAATGTGGCGTGCTTGTAGGTTGGTTGTAGATACTGGAATTCACGCAAAAGGTTGGTCTAGACAAGAAGTAATCGATTATATGGCTTCCAATACAGCATTATCAATCCACGAAGTTACAACAGAAACAGACAGATATATTACTTGGCCTGGACAGGCGATTTCTTATAAAATTGGCGAGATAAAAATACGTGAGCTAAGAGCAAAAGCAGAAAAAGAATTACAAGAAAAATTTAATATTAGAGAATTTCACGAAACTATTTTAGGAGAAGGAACTGTAACCTTATCTATTTTAGAAAACCGAGTGAACAATTACATAAAGAACACATTAAATGAGTAAAAAAACTTTTTTTTGCGTGGATGCACATACGTGTGGAAACCCTGTAAGAGTTGTTGCTGGTGGTGGTCCGAATTTGGAGGGCAACAATATGAGTGAAAAGCGTCAGCATTTTTTAAAAGAATACGATTGGATTCGTAAAGGATTAATGTTCGAGCCAAGAGGACATGATATGATGAGTGGTTCGATTTTATTTCCACCTCACAATCCAGAAAACGATTTTGCTATTTTATTTATAGAAACTTCAGGTTGTTTGCCAATGTGTGGCCATGGAACAATTGGAACCATAACAATTGCGATTGAAGAAGGTTTAATCACACCAAAAATTCCAGGTAAAATTAAAATGGAAGCGCCTGCTGGTTTGGTAGAAATCGAATATCAACAAACAGGAGAAAAAGTAGATTGGGTAAAATTAGTTAACGTAAAAAGTTATTTAGCAGCAGAAAATTTAACTGTTGACTGCCCTGAATTAGGGGAAATCACGTTTGATGTTGCTTATGGTGGAAATTTCTACGCAATTGTAGATCCACAGAAGAATTTCTCTGGAGTTCATAATTTTACTGCTGGAAAAATTGTACAATATTCTCAAATTGTAAGAGCGAAAATCAACCAGAAATATTCAAATATGTTTATCCATCCAGAAAATGAAACAATAAGAGATGTTTCTCATATGCTATGGACTGGAGATCCTATAGACCCAACTTCTTCTGGTAGAAATGCGGTTTTTTATGGAGACAAAGCAATTGATAGGAGTCCTTGTGGAACAGGAACATCAGCAAGATTGGCACAATTACATGCCAAAGGAAAATTAAAAATTGGAGAGGAATATATTCACGAAAGTTTTATAGGTTCTAAATTTATTGGAAGAGTGGAAGAGGAGACAATTTTAGATGGAAAACCAGCAATTATACCAAGTATACAAGGTTGGGCAAAAGTGTATGGTTACAATACCATTATTATTGATGATGAAAACGACCCATATGCACATGGTTTTCAGGTAATCTAAAAACTGAATGTCTATAAATAAGAAACAAATTTTAGAAAATCATTGCTATACAACACTTGTTTATGAAAGAATAAATAAGAAGTTGGAAGCCAGTCTTTCAAAAAATGAAAGTGAAAATCTTATTGCGAAAGTTTTAATACAAACATCCATAGAAGATTACCAAAAAAAAGGAAAGAATTTCTATATAACAAACAAGGAATTCAATATAAAAATTACAATTAATTCGAATACATTTAGAATTATAACTGTAGATAAAGTGATTAAATGAGTAAAAAAGTAGTAATTATTGGAGGTGGAATTATTGGACTTTGTTCTGCTTACTATTTATTAAAAGATGGTCATGAAATAACAATAATAGACCAATCTAATATGGATTCTGGTGCCTCTTATGTGAACGCAGGTTATATTACTCCAAGTCATTTTATTTCTTTGGCAACACCTGGTATTATTACAAAAGGAATCAAATGGATGTTCGATTCTAAGAGTCCGTTTTATGTGAAACCGAGATTAGATATCGATTTTTTGAAATGGAGTTGGGCGTTTAAAAAATCTGCAACAAAAGAAAAAGTAGAGAACTCAATTAAAGCGATTAAAGACATTAATTTATTTGCAAGAGATTTATATGAAGATTTAAAAGAATCTAAAGATTTCGACTTTCATTATGAAAGAAAAGGTTTGTTAATGTGCTATAAAACCGACAAAGTTGGAGAAGAAGAGTGGGAAGTTGGAAAAAGAGGGATTCAAGAAGGTTTAGGAGTTAGAAATTTAACTGCGACACAGGTTAAAGAGTTAGAACCAAATGCAAATTTAAATATAAAAGGCGCAGTTTATTATGATTCAGATGCACATATGACACCAAATCATTTTATGAAAGAAATGGTTAGTTATTTAAAAGAAAATGGTGTTACTTTTTTTAAAAATGAAAAAGTGTTAGATATTGATGTAACTGCAAATAAAATATCAAAAATAATTACAGATAAACAAAGTATTGTTGCAGATGAGGTTGTTTTGGCAGCAGGAAGTTGGAGTCCTTTATTGGCTAAAAAAATAGGATTAAATATTCCTGTTCAAGCAGGAAAAGGATATCGAATTAATGTAGAAAGAGAAACAAATATTACCATTCCTGCCATTTTATGTGAAGCAAAAGTAGCAGTAACACCTATGGATGGCTTTACACGTTTTGCAGGAACTATGGAAATTGCAGGTATTAATAATAAAATAAATCCTACAAGAGTGGAAGCAATTGCAACTGCTGCACAAAATTATTATAACAATTTACAAATTACAAAAACCGAAAAAGAATTGGCTGCTTGTGGTTTAAGACCTTGCTCTCCAGATGGTTTGCCATATGTTGGGAAATCATCGAAATGCACAAATTTAACCATTGCAACAGGACATGCAATGATGGGTTGGAGTTTAGGAACTGCCACAGGAAAATTAATTTCTGAAGTTATTTCTAATAAAAAAACTTCCTTAGATTTAAGTCCTTTTCACCCAGATAGAAAATTTTAAATTATGAAAACATTTGGTATTGGAGGTTCAACTATTGAAGCAGAATTGGAAGCAATTCAGCCTTTAAAAACAACAGTTAAACCGATTCAAAAAGAAGAATATAAAAAGAGAATTCAGAAATTATCTGGTTTAATGAAAACAAATAAAGTGCAGGCAGTATATGTAAATGCAGGTACAAATTTATTGTATTTTACAGGCACACATTGGCATGCTAGTGAGCGAATGGTGGGCGCAATAATTTTACCAAATGAAGAAGTACATTATATTGCTCCGAATTTTGAAAAAGGAACCATCGAAGATTTTTTAGAAATAGAAGGAACTATTCATTGTTGGGAAGAACATGAATGTCCGCATAAATTATTTTTACAGGTTTTAGATGAAAATAAAATTACTGAAGGAGAAATTCAGTTAGATGAAACGACACCATTTTCAATTATAAATGGTTTACATAAAGAAGTTCATTCTTTTTATATTGAAAAAGCAACCGGTTTAATTTCTGAATGTAGAATGATAAAATCTGACGCAGAAATTGCAATAATGCAATATGTAATGGACATTACTTTGGAAGTTCAAAAAGCAACTGCAAGAATTTTAAGAGTCGGAATTACCACAAGAGAAGTAGAAAATTTTATCCACGAAGCACATAAAAAATACGGAGTTTCTTCAGGTTCCTATTTTTGTATTGTACTTTTTGGTGTAGATTCTTCTTTTCCTCATGGCGTTAAAAATCCAAAGAAATTGGAAATGAACGATATGGTTTTGGTGGATACTGGTTGTCAGTTATATGACTATATTTCAGATATAACAAGAACCTACGTTTTCGGAGAAGCAAACGAATTGCAACGAAAAATATGGAATCTCGAAAAAGAAACACAATTATCGGCTTTTAAAGCTTCAATTTTAGGAAATTCATGTGCTTCTGTAGACGATGCTTCAAGAAAAACTTTAGAGAAAAATGGTTTAGGGCCAGATTATAATTTACCAGGTTTGCCTCACAGAACTGGTCATGGAATTGGGTTAGATATTCACGAATATCCATATATTGTAAGAGGAAATAAGACAAAATTAGTTTCTGGAATGACGTTTAGTAACGAACCTATGATTTGTGTACCAAATGAATTTGGCGTGCGTTTAGAAGACCATATTTATATGACAGAGAAAGGCGCAAAATGGTTTACGGAACCTGCATATTCTATCGAAAATCCTTTCGGAGTTTAATCTCTAATTTCTTTCAGAATAAAAGATAAATCGTATTTTTATAAAATGGATTTATTCTCTTCAGAAAAAATAAAAAACATTTTACCTTTCGATGGTGTTACCAATTATCATGGTATTGTTTTAGATAAAAATCAATGTGATTTTTTCTACCAAAAACTCTTCGAAACGATTGACTGGAAAAATGACGAAGCCATTATTTTTGGAAAAAAAATAATTACCAAAAGAAAAGTGGCTTGGTATGGCGAATCTGAATTTTCTTACAAATATTCAGGAGTTACAAAAACAGCAAATATTTTCACAAAAGAGCTGTTAGAACTCAAAGAAATTGTAGAAAAAGAAAGTGGAGAAACGTATAATTCTTGCTTGTTAAATTTATATCATTCAGGAGAAGAAGGAATGGCTTATCATTCAGATGGAGAAAAAATGTTGAAGAAAAACGGAGCAATAGCTTCACTTTCTTTAGGAGCAGAACGTAAATTTTCTTTCAAACATAAAGAAAACAAACAACGAATAGATATTATTTTAGAAAGAGGAAGTTTGTTGGTAATGAGAGAATTTACACAAACCAATTGGTTGCACAGATTACCACCAACAAAAATGGTTTTTACACCACGAATTAATTTGACGTTTAGAACCATAGAATTGTAATCTAATCTTTACTTTTGCATAAAATTTTACAATTTGGATTCTAATTCACAAAATACCATCAATCTTAATAAATACATCAGTTCTTCAGGGATTTGTTCTCGAAGAGAAGCAGAAAAATTTATTAAAGAAGGCAGAGTTACCATCAATGGAAAACCTACGCAATTAGGAAATAGAGTTGCCAAAAAAGATGTTGTAAAATTAGACGGACGGTTAGTAACTCCAAAAAACGTAACGCTTTATATTGCCTTAAACAAACCTGTTGGAATCGTTTCTACGACTGATGATAGAGAGCCAAATAACATCGTAAAACACATTAATTATCCAGAAAGATTATTTCCAATTGGACGTTTAGATAAACCATCTGAAGGTTTAATTTTTTTGACTAATGATGGTGATATTGTCAATAAAATTTTACGAGCAGGAAACAATCACGAGAAAGAATATTTTGTTTCAGTAAACAAATCAATTACACCAGATTTTATAGAAAAAATGGGAAATGGAATCCCTATTTTAGGCACTGTTACTCAAAATTGTTTGGTAGAAAAAGTGAGCGATAAAATTTTCAAAATCGTTTTAACACAAGGTTTAAATCGCCAAATTCGCAGAATGTGCGAGTATTTAGATTATGAAGTAACCAAGTTAAAACGAACCCGAATCATGAATGTTGAGTTGGGTTATTTACAATCTGGAGATTGGCGTGAGTTAACGGATGAAGAGATGAAAGAAATCAATAAAATGATTTCCACATCCTCTAAAACCGAAGAAGCGTCTAAAGTTAAAACTGCTCCAAAAACATTTAAACCAAAGCGAAAATTAGCACCTTCAAAAAACGATTTCAATAAAAAAAGTGCTTCTTTTAGAAAATCTTCACCAAAAAACAGGAGAAATAATTCGAGTTCTACTAAAAAGAAACGTTGGTAGTGTTTTTTGAGCGTTCCCTTTCAGGTCAGGCTTTTCGTTGCAATCTTTTTTATTTAAATAAATAAAAAAGGATTTCCACTACAATCCTTAACGCGCTTATTTGCCAACAAAATCAATATTTTAACTTTTGGTTTTATATAACAGTTCATTTTATTTATCAATTCTTAAATAATAGTATCTTTGCCACCAATGAAACGAAAATTTATTATTTTAATTTATTTTCAAAATTAAAATAATAAATGAGAGAACGAAGTGGTTACACACGTTCTTAATTTTGTGATGAAATTTTCACAAAATCACCAAAATTTATGCGTGTGAAATTTGACTTAAAAATTACTGACCCCAAAAGTAAAGCAAGAGCAGGAACAATTACTACAGATCATGGAGAAATTGAAACACCAATCTTTATGCCTGTGGGAACTGTTGGAACTGTAAAAGGAGTTCATCAAACAGAACTTAAAAATGAGATAAACCCTGATATTATTTTAGGAAATACCTATCACCTTTTTTTAAGACCAGGAATGGAAATATTAGAAAAAGCTGGTGGTTTACACAAGTTTATGAATTGGGATAGAAATATCCTTACAGATTCTGGGGGTTACCAAGTATATTCACTTTCTGGAAGAAGAAAAATTAACGAAGAAGGCGTAAAATTTAAAAGTCATATAGATGGTTCTATGCACTTTTTTACACCAGAAAACGTTATGGAAACGCAACGTACAATTGGTGCCGATATTATTATGGCGTTTGACGAATGTACACCTTATCCTTGTGATTATAATTACGCAAAACGTTCTATGCACATGACACATAGATGGTTGGACAGATGTATAAATCATTTAGAAAAACTGCCTTTTAAATATGGTTATGAACAAACGTTTATGCCAATTGTACAAGGAAGTACTTATAAAGATTTAAGAAGACAATCTGCAGAATACATTGCAAATTCTGGTCAGCAAGCAAATGCAATTGGTGGACTTTCAGTTGGGGAACCAGCAGAAGAATTATATGCAATGACAGAAGTTGTTTGTGAGGTGTTACCAGAAGACAAGCCACGTTATTTAATGGGTGTTGGAACGCCAATAAATATTTTAGAAAATATTGCTTTGGGAATAGATATGTTCGATTGTGTAATGCCAACAAGAAACGCCAGAAACGGAATGTTATTTACAGCACATGGTTCTATCAACATAAAAAATAAAAAGTGGGAAGACGATTTTTCTCCAATAGACGACATGGGAATTACTTGGGTAGATACCATGTATTCCAAAGCATATTTGCGTCATCTTTTTGCTGCAAAAGAAATGTTAGGAAAGCAAATTGCCTCGATTCATAATCTTGGTTTTTATGTTTGGTTGACTCGTGAAGCAAGAAAACATATTTTAGCTGGAGATTTTAGAGAGTGGAAAGATAAAATGGTGAAGCAAATGGATAAAAGGCTATAAAAGTAAGCAGTTTTCAGTTGGAAGTTAACAGTTACACAAATAAACAATTACACGATTAAACAGTTTAAGTGAAGATAATAGATTGGTACATATTAAAGCGTTATTTGGTAACATTCTTGTTTACCTTATTAATCTTAATACCAATTGCAATTGCAATTGATGTTTCAGAAAAAATAGATAATTTTCTGGAGCATACAAACTTGGGTTTAGAAGAAATTTTAAACGATTATTATAAGAATTTTATTATTTATTACGCAAACACATTTATGCCTTTGGCATTATTTATAGCCGTAATTTTATTTACTTCTAAACTTTCAAATAATACAGAAATTATTGCGATTACAAATGCAAAAGTATCTTTTACAAGATTTTTATATCCTTATTTTATTGGAGCTACATTAGTAACTATTATATCTTTAGGGATGAATCATTTTGTAGTTCCTAATAGTAGTAAAGTAAGAAGAGGATTCGAAAAAAAATACATAAATAATGCACGACAAAAAAACGATTTAAAATTTATTTCCGATTTTAGTTTGCAACTTACAGACAGTACCTATATTTATATTAGAAATTATAATATAGAAACAAACGCGGGCTATAACTTCACTTCAGAAACATACGATGGTTTAGAATTGAAATCGAAATTATCTTCAGATAATTTGCGTTATAATTCTAAAGACTCTACTTTTTCTCTTACAAATTGGAGAAAGCGTCTTATTTATAAAG
This genomic window contains:
- a CDS encoding LptF/LptG family permease, giving the protein MKIIDWYILKRYLVTFLFTLLILIPIAIAIDVSEKIDNFLEHTNLGLEEILNDYYKNFIIYYANTFMPLALFIAVILFTSKLSNNTEIIAITNAKVSFTRFLYPYFIGATLVTIISLGMNHFVVPNSSKVRRGFEKKYINNARQKNDLKFISDFSLQLTDSTYIYIRNYNIETNAGYNFTSETYDGLELKSKLSSDNLRYNSKDSTFSLTNWRKRLIYKDRDSIFSGNKIDTVFNFTPRDLIYKSALSQEMPSDELIRFIDLSKKRGVKNLNAYLVELHKRTSLPIASYILTIIAVALAFRKRRGGTGVNLAIGIGIMFLYVFFMKIGEVLGSVAGVNSFLYVWIPNIMFGIISVYLYWNARK